ttTTTTAGTCTGAGTTGCTCCATTGACTTGATGAATTCCTTTGACTTCGGTGTAGATTTGTTACTCACATTGAGGTTAGGAGTATAGTGTTTTGTACTTTTAATGAGTGCAATTAAAGTAGGAGTTGGTTTAAAATCTTTATAGAACAGCACTAAATTTTCATGGGATATATATGCATTTGACAATAGATTATTTGCTAACTCAGCAGGTATCtctgatttttcaataatatccCTTAATGCGGGAGTAATTTCAAACTTTGTCATGTTATTTgtagaattgaagaattaaaagaatGGAGTGGAATTATGTTTGAAAAAGTGTAGCGCATTTGATCAACTAGAAGGCAGATAATCGAGATTACTCATAAAgtaaaaaaatatttccaaaGACCTACACTAATACACATTGACCTCTGCTAGATATGACCGTTAGTTCATCCACTATTGTTGGTGCCTTAGCTTGCCAAAAagattcatttttgaaaaatttacaaaCTGTTGTAATTTCATGCTTTGAACATAAACCCCAGAATGCCCAAGATAAACAGAACaagaataaaaagaaaggaaatgaaaatgttgaACCAGAAAAGGAATTATATGCTGTCGAGTTAGCTGATACTATTCTATTTCCTGAGGGTGGTGGTCAACCATTTGATACTGGCTCTATTATTTTACCGAATGATAATAGACTTCCAGTGCAAATGGTCTTAAGAAACCAACTAACAGCACTTCATATAGTTCCTAGTCCGATAGATCCTGGGACGAAAGTTACTTTGCAGGTAGACTGGGATAGAAGGATAGATCTTATGCAACAGCATACTGGACAGCATCTATTGTCTGCGGTGTTAGACACATATGACTTGGAAACCTTGAGCTGGtctttaaatgaaatgatTAATTACATTGAGCTCCCAAGGAAGGTTAGTGATGagattgttgaagaaatcaataaaaaggtgaatgattatatattaGAAGGTTTGCCAATTAAGGTAGTTACACCTGATGAGCATGGCGCAGAGATCGATACATCCCATATACctgatgattatgataCGTCCAAAGgtattattagaattgttAAGATTGGAGAATTAGATTCAAATCCATGTTGTGGTACTCATTTGTCATCTACTTCACAGATTCAGGCCATCTCCTTGTTACATCAGGTTAACGTCAGAGGAGGCAATTCACGCTTACATTTTATTTGTGGTTCAAGAGTTTATaagtatttgataaaacaacataatattttgaaggCTGTTTCAGGTGGTCAATTATCGTGTCAAATAGAAGAAGTGGCTGAAAAAGTTGGTGTactaaatttgaattataagAAATCTACTTCTAGAGAAtcaaatttgttaaaaGAGTTAGCTGGAATCGAGGCTAATAGAACATTCAATGctttcaaagaaaagaacGATAAAActgaatttatttatagGTCTGATAATAGCCCGGAATATATTACTGCTTTCCAAAAGGAATTAAGCACATTAATAAAAGACAATAAAGATTGTGGGATAGATTTAGACAAAAACCAAACTGTTTTATTGATCAATGGTGACTACCAATCTGGTACAGGAGGAATGATTAAGATAATGGGACCCAAAGCGACCGAAATACAGGTTGAGTTAAAACAGAGAATCTCTGGATTGAAAGGTGGTGGTAAAGGCAGTTCATTTCAAGGTAAAGTACCTAAGTATGAAAAGGGCGAATTAGAATCAGTTTTAAACTATTTAGAAGATTTGTGTGATAAGTAATGAATACACGTATTTCTTAATTATATGATATGTACATGAATATAAGGACATGGTAAGGCtactatataaagaaacCTAACGCTTAACCCAAGTTGGCGATTTTCTAGCTTTAACCTTACCTGGCTTCTTTCTTTCGACTTTTCTTGCATCTCTAGTCATTAATCCAGACTTATGTAATcttgatttcaataatggGTTAAAAATAACTAAATCTTTGGCAATACCGTACATGACTGCTTCGGCTTGACCTGTAGATCCTCCACTTTGAACTTCGGCAAAGACATTATATTGACCTTCTTGTGAAACAACTTGAAATGGATATGCAATTCTACGACGGTCAGCTTCCTTTGGAAAGTATTCAAGTAAAGACTTACCGTTGACCATAACTTGACCATCACCTTTGGTTAAGTACACCTTAGCGACTGATCTCTTTCTCTTACCAAGACTTATAGCTCTACCAAACTCATCCAAAGTCTTCACTTTCTGTGCAGCTTTGGCTGATTCACTAGAGGTGTTTGCAAACTTTGCCAATACATCAGAAACTTCCCTTGGCATTAATTCTGGATCGATACTTCTTAACCTATGTAATAACTGGGTCAATTCTTTGTGGTGAATAGGTTTAAGTCTAGTACCAGACTGGATTCTTGTcttatattcttcaaacgACACAAATTTAGTGTTTTGTATCTCCTTGTCATCCACAATCCGAGTTGGAAGGTTGATGTATTTTCTGATAAGTCCATTCAAAGTATTTAAGTTCTCTTCGTGTACTGGGTTACCACCATAGAAAGTATTCAATTTAGGAATAATTCTTAATCTTTCTAATTCATAGTTCCTCAACGCATTCTCCTGCAATTTAGAAGGGATCATAAGTCTTTCACCTTTtgcatttttcaagttagCAGGAACTAATGGTCTTCCATTGATTTCAGTATCTGTGGATTCTTGTGTTTGATTGACTTGTTCTTGTAATCTAAATGCGGTTTTAGAGAATGTCCTAGTGGATATTCTCAACCCACTTATACCATATAACAGTCTTACCGACATTATGCTACGTTATGAACTAGTTCAACTGTAATACTACTCGATAAAGGTATTAGATATACTGAGGTTTATGAACATtattatgaaaaatttcttagCCATCACACGACGTAGTTTAAAAAAAGCGACATATTATGTAAGCATTCTGTTCCCTACTATGattaatatgaataaatatattcaaccTTGCTATACTATTGTACAAGTATTAGGTATATCAGGCTGGAACTAActaaatataatacatttgCAACGGAAATAAAAagattaaataataatgaaacaaAATCATTGCTTTTTATCTTTATCGTCATTTCCATCAGGGTTAGATGATGTAGTCGCAGAAAGTAAAGCATTCAAACCATTTCCTGATGGTGGAGTGGTATACTTATTGAGCGATGGTAAGCTATTACTCGATGGGGAGTTAAGTAAAGATTTCAAGTCATTAACGGCTCTTGGTGGTTCAGGTTTGACTGGACTTGAGTCAGAATTAAGTAAACTCATTATTGATGAACGTGGTAATTGTGAATGAGGAAGAACTGGTTTGGTTACCATTGCAGCTATAGCAGAAGGATGTTGAGGCTTGTCattcatttctttctttatttcAGAATTGTTGAGAACATGACCATGATTCTCGTAAGCATTGGAGTCATTGGAGCCGTTACTATAAATTGGTGTATTGTTGATTGAACTCGTTGGGGCACCTAGAGAAGGTGGAAGAAGAGAAGGTGAAGGTGACGAGTGATTCTGTGGGGTTGATTGCACATGTTGGAAAGTTCCTATTGGAATATAAGCGGATTGCGCCGCAGTTGGAGTTATAGAAGTACTGATAACAGGAGGCTGAGAAGGGTGAATAGGATACTTTTCTGCGATCAGATCTTGTGCCGCATTCTGTTCTGAAGGTGTATTTAACACCGCTGCAAATTTAGCTTGTAATCTTTCATCCGCTTTTTCGGCGACTTCATTCCATCCATGCCTTTCGGCATTACGTTGGAAGTAGTTACGTACCATTGTTGCCGATTTTGTAGTCAACTTATCTGCAATAGTAGTCCACTTAGTACCATGTTCCTTCAACAAAGATGGGAACATATTGGCTTCCGTAATACTCCAATAACTTGAAATTGTTTTACGACGCTCTTTTGATTCCAAATCGTTTTGTTCTGAATTTTGgatgttttcaaattcactTCCCTTGGCCTCCAATTCAATGTCATTACTATCTGGAATTGGCACACTGACAGGTACAATATCCGCATTGGCTTCAACGATCTCATTAACAGCAGTTGTTGGTGtatcttcttttttctgCTTTCTTGcttttttcttttgtaACAGGATAGATGAATCACTGGTCTTAACCTCAGTAGGCGAATCagtctttttcttttcagACACGTTACCTTCAAACAGGGGTGCTGTAGTTCGTTTTCTTCTGCCTGTCTCCGTGAAAACTTCTTCTCCATAATATTCTGTAGAGTTCTCCGTAGATGTAGGTGTGTTATTATAAGATTCTAACACACCATTCTCGATTGCGGTTTCTGTTGTTGGGGTTGAGATAGGGGTACCATTTTGAGAAacatttcttgattttgaGATCTTACCACGGCGATTATTTTTCCTATTTGCCTTCTTTTTGAAAGTGAGAACCAATTGCTTATAATTGACTTCCTTTTTAGTCATGTAATAATGAACAACACAATCTTCGGCAGTTCTCAAACCACCCATATGCCTAGAGATCGCTCCAAATCGCTTTGGAAACATGCAAAACCCTTCACAAAATAATGCATGCTCTTGCGTTGAGAAATTATTATGAAAGTCAGTTTTAACTCTAGTAGTCCATTgtaatttatcatcaacaatgTTATTCGAATCCATAAACTTAACAacatttctttcaattggATCAAGTATAAAATCGGGAATCGACGCAGATACCTTTTGAGCTCTAATCATAggatcttcttcttgttctttacCTAATGATTGTAAGATCTCTTGAAATTCCGCTTCTGTAGTGACCAAATCACCGTGTCTACGATTTCGACGGTTATTACTGCTTGGAGGAGGTGGAATATCCTTAGCACTTGTAGGTTCAATATTAAAGTCTTCTTTGATTCTAACATCTATTGCGTCCAATTCCTTTTTCATTTCGTCATCAGCtggatgaattaattttaattgctGATCCATTTTCTCCCTTTGTAATTCCCATTCATCAAGACCTCTTGAATAATCTTTCCATAGAGAAAGTTTCTTACGCTGTATTAATCGTTTGTTGTGCGATAAATTTATCgttaatttttctcttttaCGGGTaaacaattttaaattgttTGTAAAAAATGGATAATCATGCAAGTTATCTATCGGCTTTGctaatgaatatttcaaatagttACCGTCAGTCTTGctgaatttttcaaattctgcTTGTAAATTCTTAAAGTCAGATTCTAATCTATCAACAGGGAATTCACATCCATCGGGATAGCATATTTCATTGGATAGATCAACCTTAGCAATCGGCGTTACATTAACCTGAGGATTGATCACTTCAGTTTCAATTTTCacatcattttcatcgtTCTGTTCATCAGCATACTTTAGATTATTATCCCGTTCAATAAGATTCTCTCTCGTTTCTGTCTccatatcttcatcttcatcatcttcctcatcgtcttcattatcattttcaccCGCATGATTATCGTTCTGCATTTCGTCATGGATTTCTTTTGCTATATTATGGTGTGATATATCCGGTTCATAGTCATCTTCAGATTCCTTAGTATCATCTGCTTGCTCATAGTCGTTACTCGGACTAGGTGAATAATGATCACTATATGTTCTCTTATTATATGCAttgtcttcatcttctcCACTTAGATTTCTGTTTTTGTAATAATCCAGTTGTGGAGATGATTTGACCTTACTAGAATAGCGATCGACTTGGGACTTATTGAATGTTTGacttgaattatttgcCGAGTAAGAAGATCTGGACGGATAATATGTGTCGCCCCTTTTACCAGTATTAACAAGTGATGAGCTACCACTAAGCGACCCCTTCATCCTATCCTTGGCTGAAAAAGATCTGCTTCCGGCAGAACTTGGAAAAGAATTTCTACTATTCAAGGTTGGTTTGCCCGAATTATAATTACTCTTCCATTTGCTGCCGCTCGGTTCTGTCTGATTATATGGTCCATATCTATCCTTTCTATACTCACCTGTTGATGTAGCACTTAATGACTTTGGATTACTAATAGCTCCATTTGAAAGCCTGCCGTTATATGATGATgctgataatgataatgattttgagGATGTGAGTCTCGAATCTCCAGAAGAACCAGTTCTTTCTCCCCTCCAATTATCACCTCTAGAGTTGTAGAAATTCGATGAATTAGTTGACAGATAGTCCCCACTCTTACCACCAAAATTTCCATAATTCCCGTATCCTGAATAATAAGACCCAgaattttgattatatgaCGAGTACGCACCCTTAGACGACCCATACGAACCGTAAGAACCTCTATTATCTCGCACATTGGGTCCAAAACTCCGTGATAGTGAATTCGGCCCGCTACTACCTCCATATCTTGCTCTTCCAGCACTCGAATAATGCGTTTCAGTAGGCCCCATGCTTCCATCAGTCGCCTTACTTGGTAACTTCGACCTCGTTAGAGACGACGATCCTGGTCCTCCTCTTCTAGACGACCCactataaaaatttttcctCCTCTGCTTGTTATAATCGTACTCTCCTCTATCGCTATATCGATTGGTAGGTGGCCCTCTAGACCCAGAGGATGACATGTTACctatttattcttcttaGCTGATAGCTTGATGTACTTTATTCAccaatattcaaattcgtATAATATACTATAGAATAATAAGTATTTCAACTAACctttgatattgaaagtaAATTCTAATCTAATATTTACTTTAATACTCTTAATAAGTTCCTAGGTTATAATATACTTTCTCTAATATCCCATTCCAAATGGATTAGCGAATTAtctctttattattaaccGCTAACTATAATACtttctttatatatatataagcCTATAGTTTCATTAGAGTGCGCCAGTTAAagatttttttatttttgtgTTACAAAAGTAATTTATGAGTAAGACACTCATTAAGCCAGTATTAAGCAGTTGATGGTTTAAGAGTAGTAGTAAGAAAACGGTACTACTTTACGAATGAAGtgtaaattattatattaatatatattaaatgcTCTATTGCGCTTTATAACTCTATAATTAATTGTTACCATGCAACACCTTCTTCAAAACACCAATGTCACCTATAGATTTTAGTAAATCATCGTAAGGTACGTTGGATTTGATAAACTTGTTACCTATCTCCATACCTGACTTCATGGATTTTGTTTCGGATAAATTGATGACCGAGCCAGCTTCTAAGGCGCCTATAATTTCCAAGAACTCGCCTTTTTTTAATCTCCCTAATAATTTATCGACGTTATCAAGAGAATGCTTCACGTAGAAGTCGTAAAAGGAATTGACCGTGAGGTCTTTTTTGGCGGTCGAAGGGAAGGCGAGATTTATCAGGTGGTTGAATAAACAGCATAATACTGCCTTCTGTAATAGGTTAAGGTTATGCAACTTGGTCAACGAGTTGTCCTTGTATGAGTTTTCACATATCTTTGCAATGTGGGAAATTAAGACTTTTGGAGCGGTTTGGAAGGTATGTGTTGCAGATGGGTTCGCTTCTCTGACGTTGTGCTCGACCATTTCTATACTTTTGTAGCATATATCGAACGCTTTACGAAGGTCACCTGTAACTGATGCAGATTTCTTACAACAGAGCTGTATGGCAGCTGGGTGTATAATGGGGATCGAGGACATAGGATGTTGATTTTCTTTGGTTGATTCGTCATAGACTAGAGACTTCAATTTGGTTATGATGATGGTTTTGATTTGGTCTGAAGTGTAAGGCATGAATTGTAATGATTGGGGGTTTAAACAGTTTCGTTTCAATCTTGGCAAAAACTTGTCGGTAAGATCCAACGCATTCGAAATACCAATAAGTACCAACTTGTTTGTCAAGATATGAGATTTCTGCTTCGATgcaaaattaaataattggAATAGTACTTGTTGATCTTTGGTAATTAAGTAATCCATCTCATCAAGCAACAAGATTGTGGTGTCGATATCACATTCAGTTGTAAGCAACAGGAATACATCGTCAGCagttttctttttattgtACGACTTCTTAGGTTGTCCTTCACGCGATTCCATAGCACAGAATATCTCGTGGAATACGTTTTCTGGTTTCGAAATGGACATGCAGTTCATCTTCACCAATCTAGTTCTATACAGACCCACCTGTGAGACGTTAACATTCACGGCTTTTCCAATCTCCTTCATCACATGGTTCAACGATATTTCTATTTGCGCCGTTTTGCCGGTCCCAGGAGGTCCTGATATGTATAAACTATCGGAAGTATTGTTGTTAATGTTATCTACGAGAAATCTGTTCAAAAGCTCTGCTTCCTCATCTCTTGTAGTTAAGTGCGTGGTATTGATCCCGTCATTATTAGCACTTCTCTGAAATAATGCCTTTGCCTTCGAGTACACAGATGTTCCTTTTCCTTTGGTAGGTGTACTTGGTGGCGTCAAGAAAGTGAGCTTTTTAACACCATCATTGCTGGCCTTCAAGTCTTGAGATATGTCAACTACCCTCTCTTTGTCTGGAGTCACCGGTGGAGACTGAAGCATAATATTTGATCTGTCGGAAAGCacattatatttatcaattgagCTCTTTCCACCTCTTTTAGCTGATGGAAGCTCAATGTCCTGTAACGCTCTTTTCATCCCACTTCTCACTTgcattcttcttcaattgcttGTGGATCAAATCACTATAATCAAACTGGTCTTCTCCtactatatataattttcagGTTCTACGCGTTTCTCGAATGTTAAATTAATCCTAATTAGGCAATCTAATTGAAAATCGCGATTTCCGTGTATGACTTCCTAAATAGGCAGTGAATGCATTTCGCATTACCattgttgaattttaaCCAATTTTAACCACTTTATCAACATGCTATAtgaatgattcaaatgCTATAAAATGCATTCCGAAGTCGTTTCTCCGTAGCTGGACGGAGGATACCGTTGCTGTTATGTATGATTGAGCTCCTGGTCTGTTAAAGCTGTGAGGTCACTATTTTTCCATTTCGTTCTCTTCGAATTCCCGCAAGACATTTGTCAATATATCATTCTTCCTAGTAACCATGTATAAGTCCGCCGGCTTGATAGTGGATCTCCCGGCATGATTTGCGAAAAGCTCTAAGTCCTCTCCAAGGTTTAGAAGCTGATTGTAGACCAATTCCACAAGCGATGCTACGAAAGTTGGTGTTGCGGAAATTTCTTTGTCAATATTGGTCAAGTCTTGTTCTACCATTTTGGAAACCATCAAGTAGATGGCGGATTTCAATTGGGACTCGATGTCGGAGTCCACTTGGGTTGTTGGTGCCATTTTTTCGCTTAATCTGACGATATTCTGGGGTTGTTGTTAGCCTAATCCCGTTTTTCTCTAGCGGCCGAAAATGTCGCTCGTTGTTCTGCCCCGTAAATTATTCCAGGGAATATTTAGATCTCTAGTAACAATAACTGaagtattataattgacGCTTAGAAGTATAAACGATCGTTGTGGAGATCATTTGTGCGTCATTATAactataattatattttagaGGACTTGCATTCGttgtaaatattattgagttcaatattttattagtGTTGGGTATTTGATTACTTCCGTTCGAGAAAGATTAAGTTTTTAATAAAGTTgttcattaaatataaactTTTTAAGGATTTCAGATATAACTAGAAGTATATTGTATATCTAGTCTGTAAGGGTTATTATTCAGGAGAACGTCCTTAATTTAACTCGtatcaacaattatttAGAAAATAACAAAAACGAACAATAAAGGTATTGATTATTAGATGAACGAATAGTATGAGTtgtaaaattaaaaaaggATTATCATACGTGTTGGGAGATTCCAACGATAACGAGAATCATATTTTGCCTATTAATGCCATTCAATATTCTGCAGtaacaaataatttttaCACGGGTGGAAGAGACGGTACGGTGAAAACATGGTGTTGTAAGAATGGCTGGGAGCATTCGCGACAGGGTACACCAAGtcaattcaatttcaatgaaacCTTTGAAGGTTTGGATAATAGAGATCTAGACATTGATCAAGATATAGATGAACGGGTTTTGAAGCTAGAAACTGCTATTTCGTCAAATCCGCTACCATATTGTACTACACAATATGATGATTATAATATTACCAATAACTATAATATCCACTTTGACTGgattaatgatttgaaactAGTGAATAATGATAGAGACTTAGTTTCATGCTCGTCTGATTTgtcattaaaattaatcaatttgcATAATTCTGACTCTTCAGAGAAGGCACATGTCCATAAATTTTCTAATGTTCATACGGATTacatcaagaaattatcatATGTTGTACCAGAGAACACAATAGTTAGTGGTGGGCTAGACGGCAAAGTTGTTCTTTGGGATTTAGGAACGTTAAACccaattcaagaaattcagACTCATAGTCTGAACACCGCATTGcctaattcaatttattccTTAGcaaacaataattcaaatttgatCAGTACTGGTGGACCAAGTAATACTATCAATTTATATGATAAGAGATTACCAAATAATTCGAACAACATTAAAAAGTTAATCGGTCATCAAGATAACATAAGATGTCTCTTAATGAATgacaattttattttgagTGGTTCTTCTGACACTACTATCAAATTATGGGATTTGAGGAACTTTAAAGTTTACaagaattttgatattcatGACGATGCGATTTGGAGTTTGAGTACTTCAATCTCTTCATCACCAGGAATAGTAAATCAATGTGATGACTACTATAACACTGATTTCAAGGTATTTTATTCTGGTGATAAAGGTGGTAAAATTGTAAAGACCGATTTATCATATTTGTCGACCAATCTCAAGAAAGAGAACCTGGGGTTTGACACATTCACCGGTTCAGATGACTTGATGGATGAAAAACTAGGAGTATCGACCATTATTGCAAAGACAAATTCGCCCATAATTTCATTGTGTTGTGAAACAGACGTTCAACCAAACTccattctttcttcaaccACACTTTTAGCATCCACTGAGCTGTCATTAAATAGATATGTTATTCCGGATACTGATCAATTATCCAAATATCAGTATTCTAGAAATTGCTTAGActatattttgaatcatgACAATCAGGTAAATGATGAACTAACTTCAGGATTGGGTGAAGTTGCTGGCGAACCAAATGATCTAAATTCTGACTTTTATGATATTGTAAGTCATTTGTCTATCGACACAAATAATTTCGACATTCAATCTTCATTTTCGGGTAATAATTATCCCTTATCAATACATAATGTCGAGAATACTAATGAAGTAGTCGATATTAATGACTATCATTCCATGTTCCTCAATACTGATGGTGGACCGTCAATGGAGTACGTTAATACATATAAGGAAGGTTTGTCAAGTAAGGATGCCATGGCTAATGAGACTACCATTGATAATACCCCTGTTGAAATACTATTAAATCCAATTCCATCTGAACAAGTAACCCAAGTTCCATTTAATAAGGAAccatataataaatttccGTTAACTCGAAAAAGTATCATTGCGAAAAGGCtattcaataatagaaGACACATActtgtattatatttgaacggagatttgaaaatttgggATATATTTGCCTGTGCAGAGATCAAGACATTTCCTTATGAATCTTCAACATCTACTGAATTAACAAAAGatttaatagaaaataGACTGAAAGAAATGGAGAATATTTTTCGTAAATACCAAACCGAGGATACTTTAAATACGTGGTGTGAGGTGGATATCAAATCTGGAAAGCTTTTGGTTACCTTAAAGGAATCTATGTTTAACAATGTAGAAATCTACTATGACGAGTTATGCAAGGCTTATCCTTATTTATCTTACAAACATCCCGACAGTATCGAAGCTTTAAAAAATAACGAAGTTAAACCCTCTATTGATGATAGATTGCCCCTTGCAAAGATCTTGATAAACTCATTGTTTCATCAATATGCCATCTATGAATGGGGGTTTGACAATCTATTGCGGGAAGAATTAAAGGCATACAAAAGAGATAATCGGAAAATCCCTCTTTCATCGTCGTATGAAAGGTTCACAAATGATCGCTCAGTTGCTATAACTAGCAACTCATCAGCTTCAAACGCAAGTTCTATGGATGGATCGAGTTTAAATAATACAGccaaaagaataaaaatgTTCACTAAGAAGCCATctaagaataatatttatcaagACGACCGTCAAACGCTCGCGTCTATTAGCTCTGCTGCTAGCAGCGTAACCGAATATCCTATTAGCATAAATGATTCAACTCTCATgtcaaattttattaacaGTGATGGCCTTGTATCGATATCACAAGATTCATCGAATGaagattcaataatgaGCATGTTACAATATAACAAAAAAAGATACTGGGAAAAGTATGCTTCGTTTGGTATCAACAGAACAGTCGACTCTATACTcagaatatattcaaacGATCCTAAGTATAGCATGCCAGAAGACAACAATGAGTATAAACCACTTTTTTACCCTCATAGACTTCCTTCGAATTTGCTAATCATAATATTTGAACACTCACCTGAATTGGGTAACATGAGGGACTTGTGTAGCTTTCATCTAGAGGACCTCACCAGGCTTCAGGACAATTCAAGCACTAATGAGCCTTTGGTTAACGACTTGAGGAACCACTTGCCCGTGTGGATAGGCAAACCTGTTTTATACAGCAAGTTCCCTGTCAAGGAGAATCCTAAGATTGAATTCAAGCTACAAGAAGTTGACTACACCTTATTACCACCTAGTACGACAATTGGAGGAAAATCacagaaaaaaattaaacgCTTACCAATGAGCGACAGCATAATTAAATTGACATCGCACAATATGTTACGAGTTCTGAAGATCTTAACCTATATCGCCGAACGCTTTGACGGTCGTACCCCAGAAATGAAAGATCTAAAGAATCCATCGGAGTGGTTGGTTCTTGAATGCAAGGGTCAAGAATTGCCTTACAATTTTACTCTACaaacaattaaaacaaaaatttggaaaagCAGTTCCGAAATAGAATTGAGATTTAGAAGAAAGTATGATTAGGCATATATTCCCTAGGATTATGCTCTACATAGACTCTTTATAATTACATATAATCATATAATCTATGAATGTCTACTATGATATCAATCACGTGacatgatttttttttcacgAAATTTGATGAACTGAAAATAGGCCATCTAGTATACACCTAGTATATTAGAGGTAAGGTTTCGTACtacataaatataaaatctgTATCAACTATAAAACATGGAAGACACTGATAGAACCATCTCCCGTTTATGGAGATCATTTAAAACCGTCAAGGAAATGGTCAGGGACAGAGTATGTACACAAGATTAATTTGTTTGTATTGAATTCGTAAAGAA
This is a stretch of genomic DNA from Debaryomyces hansenii CBS767 chromosome G complete sequence. It encodes these proteins:
- a CDS encoding DEHA2G09856p (similar to CA5007|IPF12579 Candida albicans IPF12579 putative phospholipase A2), with the translated sequence MTVSSSTIVGALACQKDSFLKNLQTVVISCFEHKPQNAQDKQNKNKKKGNENVEPEKELYAVELADTILFPEGGGQPFDTGSIILPNDNRLPVQMVLRNQLTALHIVPSPIDPGTKVTLQVDWDRRIDLMQQHTGQHLLSAVLDTYDLETLSWSLNEMINYIELPRKVSDEIVEEINKKVNDYILEGLPIKVVTPDEHGAEIDTSHIPDDYDTSKGIIRIVKIGELDSNPCCGTHLSSTSQIQAISLLHQVNVRGGNSRLHFICGSRVYKYLIKQHNILKAVSGGQLSCQIEEVAEKVGVLNLNYKKSTSRESNLLKELAGIEANRTFNAFKEKNDKTEFIYRSDNSPEYITAFQKELSTLIKDNKDCGIDLDKNQTVLLINGDYQSGTGGMIKIMGPKATEIQVELKQRISGLKGGGKGSSFQGKVPKYEKGELESVLNYLEDLCDK
- a CDS encoding mitochondrial 37S ribosomal protein MRPS9 (similar to uniprot|O94150 Candida albicans MRPS9 40S ribosomal protein S9 mitochondrial precursor); amino-acid sequence: MSVRSLYGISGLRISTRTFSKTAFRLQEQVNQTQESTDTEINGRPLVPANLKNAKGERLMIPSKLQENALRNYELERLRIIPKLNTFYGGNPVHEENLNTLNGLIRKYINLPTRIVDDKEIQNTKFVSFEEYKTRIQSGTRLKPIHHKELTQLLHRLRSIDPELMPREVSDVLAKFANTSSESAKAAQKVKTLDEFGRAISLGKRKRSVAKVYLTKGDGQVMVNGKSLLEYFPKEADRRRIAYPFQVVSQEGQYNVFAEVQSGGSTGQAEAVMYGIAKDLVIFNPLLKSRLHKSGLMTRDARKVERKKPGKVKARKSPTWVKR
- a CDS encoding DEHA2G09900p (similar to uniprot|P25357 Saccharomyces cerevisiae YCR033W SNT1), yielding MSSSGSRGPPTNRYSDRGEYDYNKQRRKNFYSGSSRRGGPGSSSLTRSKLPSKATDGSMGPTETHYSSAGRARYGGSSGPNSLSRSFGPNVRDNRGSYGSYGSSKGAYSSYNQNSGSYYSGYGNYGNFGGKSGDYSSTNSSNFYNSRGDNWRGERTGSSGDSRLTSSKSLSLSASSYNGRLSNGAISNPKSLSATSTGEYRKDRYGPYNQTEPSGSKWKSNYNSGKPTLNSRNSFPSSAGSRSFSAKDRMKGSLSGSSSLVNTGKRGDTYYPSRSSYSANNSSQTFNKSQVDRYSSKVKSSPQSDYYKNRNLSGEDEDNAYNKRTYSDHYSPSPSNDYEQADDTKESEDDYEPDISHHNIAKEIHDEMQNDNHAGENDNEDDEEDDEDEDMETETRENLIERDNNLKYADEQNDENDVKIETEVINPQVNVTPIAKVDLSNEICYPDGCEFPVDRLESDFKNLQAEFEKFSKTDGNYLKYSLAKPIDNLHDYPFFTNNLKLFTRKREKLTINLSHNKRLIQRKKLSLWKDYSRGLDEWELQREKMDQQLKLIHPADDEMKKELDAIDVRIKEDFNIEPTSAKDIPPPPSSNNRRNRRHGDLVTTEAEFQEILQSLGKEQEEDPMIRAQKVSASIPDFILDPIERNVVKFMDSNNIVDDKLQWTTRVKTDFHNNFSTQEHALFCEGFCMFPKRFGAISRHMGGLRTAEDCVVHYYMTKKEVNYKQLVLTFKKKANRKNNRRGKISKSRNVSQNGTPISTPTTETAIENGVLESYNNTPTSTENSTEYYGEEVFTETGRRKRTTAPSFEGNVSEKKKTDSPTEVKTSDSSISLQKKKARKQKKEDTPTTAVNEIVEANADIVPVSVPIPDSNDIELEAKGSEFENIQNSEQNDLESKERRKTISSYWSITEANMFPSLLKEHGTKWTTIADKLTTKSATMVRNYFQRNAERHGWNEVAEKADERLQAKFAAVLNTPSEQNAAQDSIAEKYPIHPSQPPVISTSITPTAAQSAYIPIGTFQHVQSTPQNHSSPSPSLLPPSLGAPTSSINNTPIYSNGSNDSNAYENHGHVLNNSEIKKEMNDKPQHPSAIAAMVTKPVLPHSQLPRSSIMSLLNSDSSPVKPEPPRAVNDLKSLLNSPSSNSLPSLNKYTTPPSGNGLNALLSATTSSNPDGNDDKDKKQ